ACGAGCAAGCTCATTGATTGAATAGCTCCTGTCTACCAAGGCTGTCTATTTCCTACGTACTTTTTGAACCACCTAAAACGACAGAACCATGGCCGAAGTTCTAAGCGAGCAAGCAGAGCTCATGGGCTTGACCACATCCCCTGGACAGAAGCGAAAGCGCGAATCCGGTAGCCCTGACTTGCTGAGGAATAAGCGTCCTGCACCAGCTGCCCACATGTCTACCGATCCGGCCTCGTTTATGGACAGTGCCATGGAGAGTCACGCTGTGAGCGCCAATGGTGTCAACGTTGCCGATTTCAACGCTCTGCAGCAGGCTACCCAAGAACATGACCACCCTGATGCCCCAGACCCTACAAGTGCCACCAGTACTGCTCAGGCTGCTCTGGGAATGTATCCTACCCTACATGTTCCTCCTTCCACCGAAGAACAGTTTGCTGCCCAAGCGGCGACAGACCCCGACCACGGCCACGACACAACTTTCAACCCCGATGTGACGCCGTCGGTCGATGGCATCATGGACCCTCCTCAGGTTGGCCCTCCCCAGCATCAGCATACGCCTCCAAATGGCGTTCCTCATGCGCCATCACGATACAATCCAGCTGCCCCCAACCCGAAGCCTCTCGTTGGTTCAGAGGAGTGGCATAAGATGCGAAAAGATAACCACAAAGAAGGTATGATCAAACGTTCCTGTGCTCTCTGCAAGTCAGCTAATAGTGTGTAGTGGAGCGTCGCAGACGTGAGACCATCAACGAGGGCATTAACGAACTAGCCAAGATTGTCCCTGGTTGCGAAAAGAACAAGGGCTCTATTTTGCAGCGTGCTGTTAGTTTCATTTCGCAGCTAAAGGAGAACGAACAGCAGAACATCGAGAAGTGGACACTTGAGAAGCTGCTCACAGAGCAGGCTATCACAGAACTAAGTGCTTCCAATGATAAACTCAAACACGAATGTGAGCGTCTCTACCGTGAGCTCGAGATATGGAAGCGTGTGGCTCAGAATGCTGGCCTTGAGCCACCACAGCCTAAGGAGGAGAACAACGCTACTACTGCATCGAGCTAGAACCCCTTTTCAATACTGGAATATCCTCCTGCGGCAAACATGGACTGATCTTAACATATACCCCTACCTAATACTGTCTTGTGCGAATATTGCTTCGGTAAATATTTGCCAGTCAGTCCGGTTGTGTTTTCACTTGTTATTTCCCCCCTCTAGTAGCACTTTTCTCATGGAGCCGGGAGGGACCGAGTATCAGGTAAGGgccctccttcttgatgCATGTGAGTAGTCTCCTGGCACAGTTTATTAGGTTTGATAGTTTTAAGTAGCTTGGCGTTGGTGGATGGATTTACTCTTAAGTTGGTGGAAAGTCGAGGCAACGGATCTGCTTTACGGCGCAATACAATGCGATAACTCGAGTGTTGAATTGAGTGGATAGATGTTTCTTCTATGATTTGTTTCTCTAGCTTGATGCTCCCTCCGCAAACGCTGTATGTGTTGTAACTCCGTCGCTCATAAACATGAAGTCAGTCTCATGGTTTTCTAACATTGTTCTCAGTGATTCTGTTATGTAAGGATGTACCTCAACTAATGAGACATGATGCAGCTTTACGAAAATATTATTTTGGGCTCTGGCAAGCCTAGAGTTGGGTAGATACACCATTCTTTACTCCAAACTACCCTTTTGATCAAGTCAAGACCCATCCGCCCAATACCTCTGCCGCTCGTGCAATACAACATCCGGTTCTTCGTAATAAAGATTTATCTTCATTTCAGAAACTAACAAACTGACCTAAACACACCCAGTGCCCCTGCAGAGCAAGGCAACACAAGCTGAAACTTGATGGATAGCGTAATTCAAGCTAGGTGAACGACTCCGATTCCAAAATCCTTGTTGAAATGGATGAATTATGCAGAGTCGACCCGAGCGCAAGCTGAAACTTGATACCAACCCTCAAGATTGTAACCGTGCTCCGTAAACCCAAGCAACCGCATGTTTATGGCCATAATGCACATGCTCTCCCGCAGATATTTTCGCCGCCATGATACGTTGTCGTCACGTTTTGTTGATcattaaaataagaaactTGTAGTCGCTATGCCTCCATAGTGGGCTTCATGTAGCTTCATAAATGAAGCAGCCATCATCAGGAGTGTTGTGATATGGTATCCAAAGCAAACGCGCACCATAGGAAAACGTGCACTAGAACGGCCAGCTCATGGAAATACCAAGTTCTTTCAAACCAAAATAAGCAACGCGACCAAGTACATAAGTCAAATATGCCATCCCGAGATTGTCCTTGAAAATATAATTTGGGTATCGAATCATATGACAATCGTAACCGTCCGTCATCCGAAATAACCGAGCAAGGTTTGCATGTCGGTGCCGATATTGGATGGATTTGCAACCGAGAAACAAATAGACTGCCGTGGGTAATTACATGGCCGTCCTCTGAGCGACCTGTGCTGTCTAACCAGGCCTTTCGTCCTAGTGATCTATAACCATATGAAAGAAGAGCACTCGTGTGTTCCACGCCTTTTATAAAAATGTAGTGCGGAAAGCGTCAAATACGGTGAGCATGTCAATGCATAGCGTGCCGGGGGACGTCGTCCACTTTCACACCGGGAAGCCCTCGATTATCGTGACATGTAATCGTAACTTTGGGCAGGATGCACTTGTGTAGGTTGTGGCACGCTGCCTGTTCGGAACATGGGGGTCTGACTTGGGTCGTATCCGCGAGTGAGTCCATCGAAAGAGGCGTTCATGTAGGGCTGAGCTGGATTCATAGCAACACCAGGGCTGACAAAGGTCGCCGCCGGTTGGCTAGGTTGTTGCTGTGTAAAGGTGTACATGGACGATGAGTTGGGTGCCGTGGAGCCAGGCTGCCACTGCTGAGTGTACATTGCTGTATTATTCTGGCCTCCATACTCTGAATGGGCACTAAAGATGGAAGCTCGGCGACTGGCATCGTGTGCGGTAGGCACACCCATGTCCATAGCCATGTTTCCCCCGGTAGCGTGCACTGAAGGTTGGCCGTTGACTGGTATGCCTGTGTTCTCGACAAAGGCGTGTTGATCCTGTGGCATTTCTGGCATCGTCGAGGGAGTGTACTGGTTCCCCCTTACAGGTAAATCTCCACCAAGGAAAGGTGTCCCGTGAAGCGATGCGCCTGTATTACCGTGGCCGTTAGATGAGGGCATAAGTCCATGGACCGCTGTTAATTTGTTTGACGGCACGTCGtgttcatcttcttccttgGGGATAGGTCCATGGTCATCGTTGCCCGATACATATGATTCAGGAATTTTGTCATCTGCCATCACAAAGACTTCAGTGGTTCCATCTTGTTTGCGTTAGTATCGACCCGTCTGTTGTCCAATATGTACTTACCGATTTCTCCCAGTTTCAATCTTTCTTCCTGCCTGGCCACTTTGAAGATCTCGTTTAAGAAGGGGCGTTTCTTTGCGTTTGCTGGGTTTTCCTTGTCTGCGAAGAAACCTGAAAGGGCCTCGATAGTGATTTCCTCCAGCTTCTGGACATTGAGCTTCAACTTCTGGATGTCAGGGTGCTGCCTCTCGTTGGGCTCTACGATCATTCTCAGAATGTGGTTCAAAAGATGGACTCGTTCTGGTTCAACACAGTGTTAGTAAAGAGCCTACCAAGCCCCCAGAACATAACAAGTATAAGTATTACCTCGCTTGTAAAGATGGTCTGGCTCTTTGTGGCGAACCTTGTCCTCTTTGGTAGGACCCCAAGGCTTTGGCCACCAGTCGGGCGCTTTCTCGTCACTTCCTGTATATGGATGTGTGGATTGTTTCTTTGGCTCCACGGCCTTTACCCATGCCTTTGCCATGAGCTTGCAAGCCGTCTGCTGGCAATTCTTGAATCGCTGGTCATAAAAGAGGCCGACTTCAAGAGAATTTCCGATCTTGATACACTTTCTTATCGTTGTTGCCACAGTCATGGGaatgtcgtcgtcgtcagtAATGCCATGCCGGGCCCGTGGTCTCTTTCGTCCCTGTCGTGATGGAGTTTCCCACTCGTCAAACTGAGACATTCGTCGACGGTCCATCAGGCGGTTTCGTGGGAAATCCATGGGTTGTTTATAGCTGTCATAACCAAAGTCGTCGTTGATCACAGGGCTCGCTCCTAATTATTGGTCAGCTATCAGAGTATCTTGTCCGGGCTGGGTAAGAAGTTCACCAACCAGCATCTAAACGCTCAACGACCTTCAAATACTTTTCCATGTCAAAGAATTGCTTCTCATAACCACTTCGAGTTCCCGAGGTGCCAGGCCCGGAGAAGGTTTGTGGGCTTCCATCGTCCATAACCACAACTAGGAAGTATCGTCTGGCGGATATCCCACAAGATTGTCGGAGGGCCTCGTCAATTTGCTATTGCTTTATGTCAGCGTGTGCTCCAGCGATTGGGATGAATAATAGTTACAATTGGAGGTTGTCGGCGATGCATGTCCTGTGTCTCGGGAAATCGACTGTCATCGATCCCATCACCAACAAACCTTTCAGGAAGATAGGAGTGGTGAGGGTAACGGGAGAATGACTCCCTTGCCCACTCTCTGACCATTGGTTCGACTGTTGTCAGTGGAGGTCGTTCAAGCTGGCCGTTGACAGTTGGATGCGGCTTCCCGGAAGCGCAGGCTGAAGATAGGACAATCGTGTGATACCGGCGCTTATCAATGAACCAGTGCGTTCTTTAACACAGGGATTTCGAAGACCGTATCCGTCTTTAGTCAACCGAGTCGTACCGAATATGTTGTATCGATCGGCAGAGCAGTTCTGTTACACAAATCCAAGAATGAAACAAAATTGAAAAGAACTACTTCAACAAACCCTATACTACTGTAACATATCGCAGTAAGGATTTTAGTGTTTGAAATAGGGTCAGGGATGTATCAACAAACTGCGTATGTGATGGTCGTTGTGGTGGTGTTTATATATTCTCGGATGGTGGTTTCGTCAGAATGTTGAACAATATAGACAGACAGGGGTTAGACAGTTTGCGAAGTAGGATCCAGATGAGTTCGCCTCCAGTCAGACTCCTCCCAGGGGGGTTGCGGCTCAGTCTACTTGCGAATGGGTTCGGGAATAGTATGGGCTTGATTGAAGAACGTATGCGAGAGGCGTTTCCCAATTATCAAAAGCAGGAGCAATCCAACCCTTATGGTTTGGTTTCCAACGGCCGAAGTTTTGTTACTGTTGATGTCTGGGAAATGGGGTGATTCGTAAACTGGGTAGCTTATGAATTGGAGGAGCAGCTCCGTGGAGATCTTCAGAGTCAAGTTGATACTCGAGATCAGGAATATGTACACTGGTGATGTTCAACGTGTTGTCGATTGTTCTCAGCAAAAAGAAGTCAATCAAGGTTGCAGTGTTTCTGCCGCTCCATGGACAAATGCGAAGCACGTCGCAGCCCACGAAAGGGTGATTCAAGTAAGGGTTTCTGTTTTGTGGTGGCGATGATGAGTTGGAATTGGAACGGTGCTTCAGTTGCGCAAAGAAATGGGCAATGATGAGACGAAAAAGGAGTAATGGTTAAAAGGTAAAGTTGAACTGAACAACAGGTTTCAATGTCAAGAAGAGAGGTTGCGAAATGGGACAGATGTAAAGCTGGGGAACGAGGGACAGGCCAAGGTAGGTCCCCGCACTACCCTTCTGTAGATCGATGTTGTCTCTCTTCTCAAATATTTTACTCGGATGAGACAGCTTCCCGTGCCGTCTATATCCTACGACGGGCGTCTCTCAATCCgcgagaaaagaaaagactgCAGATGGGACGCTTGGTGAAAGATTTAGAATGAAAAACAGACAGGGACCAGGTATGCTGAAAAGCTACAATCCAGATGGGTTGTAGGGATCAAGGACCAATGCTTAATGTAAGTCTCCGATCTCAGGCCGTTTCTACTCAGAGGATGGGGGGATCAAAGAACAAGGGGGTGCGAACGAATGAATGCCTCGAAGCAGAGACTTATGAAATGCAACACCCAGTGATGGCGGTGgtggcggcagcagcagctcgacAAGAAGAGGCATTCAGCTATCGCCCATCGAGCAATGTCGCACAGTACGGGGATAAGAGAGCATGACGCTAGCccgtcaaggtcaagaaggtcTCAACTTGAGCTATACATGATAGCAGTGAATGCCAATCCCATGATCCACAGAGCCGGCCGACAGGGTCCCATGTCAAATGGTGTCGAGCCCACGCGTAGGCTCCGACACCCCCACAAAGTGAACGGGCCCGAATGTAGTTTTAAAAGGGACAGGGCATAGCAGTCAAGGGCATCAACTCAAGGGGTGCTTACCCACGAGAGGCTCACAAGGTTCCATTATGCGACCAGTATAGCGCTGGAGATCTGAAGTTGTAATTTTGCACAGAAGTGTACAGGTGGTGCTTGCAAGGATGAATTGATGCTCAGAGAAACGGTAATTTTGAGCCCCGTAGAAAAGGATTCACCTCAACCGGCTGGGAAAAGGCAGGGATCGTGTAAACGATGGCTGAAATGGTGGGACCCAAAACGAGCGCTGGATATGAACAAGCCCAATCAATAGTTGCTTTGCAAAGGACAAAAGGCCTGGGCAGTAGCAAAAAGCAATTCGCTGGGCCAGACACATGGCTAAAGACGATCAAAAGTCAGCCAATACGTATGTACTTCGCTACTTTGTACCAAGGTGAGACATAGGATGTGATTAGGCCAGTTTTTGAGCCTGCCGGAAGCACCAGGCAGATCCGAGAATGCAGTAGTTGACTGGTTGTGTCTGAATCTGCTGTCGTATTGCATCATTTACTCTGGGTctcgtttcttttttcctttctttttatgCTGGTTTGCTTCTTAGCCCGGGGCAGGTTTGAAATCAAGGCCAAAGATAGGTGACTTGAATTCCGTGCAGGACCGTTGAGAAGCGAGAATTTCGAGCTTTCAACAGGGGGGATTCTGAAGCTTCAGAGTGTATGTACATTGTGTTCGCTATGGGTCCGCAAAAGTAATGTAAGCAATTGCCAAGTTGCTGATTCGATATTCTGTACTCCATACATAGTATGGTCAGTGGGAACGGCGACACGATGTACCCTTCTCCATTCTCCATTCTCCGGAAGTGCAGGGCGGAGATCATCGGAGTGGCCCAAATGAGACGGTCAGGAACCGTCCAGATAGTAACTTGTCGAAATAGATAGTAGCAGATCTCGATTCTTCATCACCAGCATGTGCTGTATCTCTTGCATGTTCTAGCTGGTGATATCGGTACGGTG
This Fusarium poae strain DAOMC 252244 chromosome 3, whole genome shotgun sequence DNA region includes the following protein-coding sequences:
- a CDS encoding hypothetical protein (BUSCO:47307at5125); the encoded protein is MAEVLSEQAELMGLTTSPGQKRKRESGSPDLLRNKRPAPAAHMSTDPASFMDSAMESHAVSANGVNVADFNALQQATQEHDHPDAPDPTSATSTAQAALGMYPTLHVPPSTEEQFAAQAATDPDHGHDTTFNPDVTPSVDGIMDPPQVGPPQHQHTPPNGVPHAPSRYNPAAPNPKPLVGSEEWHKMRKDNHKEVERRRRETINEGINELAKIVPGCEKNKGSILQRAVSFISQLKENEQQNIEKWTLEKLLTEQAITELSASNDKLKHECERLYRELEIWKRVAQNAGLEPPQPKEENNATTASS
- a CDS encoding hypothetical protein (BUSCO:14639at5125) translates to MVREWARESFSRYPHHSYLPERFVGDGIDDSRFPETQDMHRRQPPIQIDEALRQSCGISARRYFLVVVMDDGSPQTFSGPGTSGTRSGYEKQFFDMEKYLKVVERLDAGASPVINDDFGYDSYKQPMDFPRNRLMDRRRMSQFDEWETPSRQGRKRPRARHGITDDDDIPMTVATTIRKCIKIGNSLEVGLFYDQRFKNCQQTACKLMAKAWVKAVEPKKQSTHPYTGSDEKAPDWWPKPWGPTKEDKVRHKEPDHLYKRERVHLLNHILRMIVEPNERQHPDIQKLKLNVQKLEEITIEALSGFFADKENPANAKKRPFLNEIFKVARQEERLKLGEIDGTTEVFVMADDKIPESYVSGNDDHGPIPKEEDEHDVPSNKLTAVHGLMPSSNGHGNTGASLHGTPFLGGDLPVRGNQYTPSTMPEMPQDQHAFVENTGIPVNGQPSVHATGGNMAMDMGVPTAHDASRRASIFSAHSEYGGQNNTAMYTQQWQPGSTAPNSSSMYTFTQQQPSQPAATFVSPGVAMNPAQPYMNASFDGLTRGYDPSQTPMFRTGSVPQPTQVHPAQSYDYMSR